A section of the Schistosoma haematobium chromosome ZW, whole genome shotgun sequence genome encodes:
- the RPS23 gene encoding 40S ribosomal protein S23 (EggNog:ENOG410VB22~COG:J), which produces MPAGKPSGLKTARKLRDHRRTQKWSDKAYKKAHIGTRWKANPFKGASHAKGVVLEKVGVEAKQPNSAIRKCVRVQLLKNGKKITAFVPNDGCLNFIEENDEVLVSGFGRKGHAVGDIPGVRFKIVKVAGVSLKALYTHKKERPRA; this is translated from the exons ATGCCTGCAGGCAAACCGTCTGGTCTGAAGACTGCTCGCAAACTTCGAGATCATCGCCGAACCCAGAAATGGTCGGATAAAGCATACAAAAAGGCTCATATTGGAACGAGGTGGAAAGCGAATCCTTTCAAGGGTGCCTCACACGCTAAGGGTGTTGTACTAGAGAAG GTTGGTGTTGAAGCTAAACAACCAAATTCTGCCATCCGTAAATGTGTAAGGGTTCAGCTTTTAAAGAATGGGAAGAAGATCACTGCTTTCGTACCTAATGATGGGTGTTTAAATTTCATTGAGGAAAATGATGAAGTTCTTGTATCTGGTTTCGGGCGGAAGGGGCACGCAGTCGGCGATATACCTGGTGTAAGGTTCAAGATTGTTAAGGTTGCAGGTGTATCACTTAAGGCTTTGTACACACATAAGAAGGAAAGACCCAGGGCTTAG